The Deltaproteobacteria bacterium sequence AAGGCCCTGTTTCTTGAAGCCCCGCCAAGCCGCTGCACAGGTGGCCATAATCTTCACGAACCAGTCTCATGCCACTGTCACCATGACATTGACCCTGTGGAGATTAATACTCGGAGGTGAGAGGCCAAGCTGCAAATAATTCCTTGCTTGCCGGTTTTCCAAAATAGTCTTCGCATCGATCAGAAAGAAGATGTAACCTTTATAGCTAGCAGCTTTTCAACTATCCGTGCTGCTCAACCACACGTACTGATATGGACCCAATGTGAGAGTGCCGGTTTTCATATTTTCCCTGGTAAGCAGATCCAGCATCTTGTCCGGCACATCAAAGTCAGCTAGAGAAAGTTGCACACTTGCGGCAGAAACGTTGGTCAAAGCATAGATCGTTTGCTTCTTTGAGGATCTTCTTATGGCAAACAGTCTCTCATCAAGATCCAGAATTTCAAATGATGCATTGGGATGAAAAGCCTCCTGCCCTTTCCTGGTTTTGATCATGTGTATGTAAGGGAAAAAAACCTTTGCCCGGAAAGAGCCTGGATCATTCAGCTCGGAAAGCACCGTGGCAACATCGAGTTTTTCTCTGTTGATTGTTCTGGCCCTGCCCGTCTGCTTCACCCCTGCCAACCAGTTTCGCGAACCCAGAAGACTGTGTATATAAGTGGCCGGCATTCCAGGGAGCACATACTGAATGGCCTGGGAAGCCAGAAATTTCTCAGCTGCAGTGGATTGAGCGTCAGCCAGAATTGCATCAACATAGGTGATGTTCAGCTCATATGGACTGTCCGAGCCATCCGGGTTTCTCTTGTATGACACCTGGCCGCCGTTGGCCTTTACTACCTCAATCAGCTCATCGATCTCCTCCGGAGGCAGTATTCCCTCGAGGGGACGTACACCAATGCCATCGTGCGATGCAGTGAAATTGAAAAAGGTATTGCTGTCAGACTGGAGATGAAGGCCTCTGGCCCATTCAGTCAGCGAGGTGGCATCACCCTTCACGAAGGAGTAGAAGAGCAGTGGCGGCAAGGTAAAATTGTAGACCATCTGGGCTTCATCGTGACCATTGCCGAAATAGCTGATGTTCTCCTCGTGTGGCACATTGGTTTCTGTGAGAATGATAACCTCGGGTGCAACCAGGTCGAGTATGGCCCGAAACAGCTTGACCATGTCGTGTGTCTGTTTCAGGTGAATACAGCTGGTGCCGATTTCCTTCCAGAGGTAGGCGATTGCATCCAGTCTGAGTATGGTGGCACCCTGCTGGACATAAAAAAGAAGCAC is a genomic window containing:
- a CDS encoding sugar phosphorylase; translated protein: MADLETVRAILIRIYGSKKGELAFERIVPLIEKFPVRESKKKGYFSERDVVLITYGDTLKREGERPLVTLHNFASSHLKEAISTIHFLPFFPYSSDDGFSVMDFFAINPELGSWEDVAAIGGDFQLMFDYVVNHFSSKSEWFQNYLAGKEGYEDFAIEVDPETDLSQVVRPRSLPLLSKYKKHDGSTVYLWTTFSADQIDFNFRSLNVLEKMIEVLLFYVQQGATILRLDAIAYLWKEIGTSCIHLKQTHDMVKLFRAILDLVAPEVIILTETNVPHEENISYFGNGHDEAQMVYNFTLPPLLFYSFVKGDATSLTEWARGLHLQSDSNTFFNFTASHDGIGVRPLEGILPPEEIDELIEVVKANGGQVSYKRNPDGSDSPYELNITYVDAILADAQSTAAEKFLASQAIQYVLPGMPATYIHSLLGSRNWLAGVKQTGRARTINREKLDVATVLSELNDPGSFRAKVFFPYIHMIKTRKGQEAFHPNASFEILDLDERLFAIRRSSKKQTIYALTNVSAASVQLSLADFDVPDKMLDLLTRENMKTGTLTLGPYQYVWLSSTDS